The following are encoded in a window of Streptomyces griseiscabiei genomic DNA:
- a CDS encoding sialidase family protein has protein sequence MPSSLRARLRSPLESSLTSPLSPLIAVLTTTALLTLAHPAGAEPRQSATASAEFEQQVLFKASQDPGYACFRIPAVVRTTEGTLLAFAEGRVLNCGDAADIDLVVKRSTDGGRTWGPLRVVNEGDGDTHGNPAPVVDRETGRVLLTETYNTGRLDSASCDVPCDRTPHLQYSDDDGLTWSEPRSLRDQIRPAGWNSWYATGPVHGIQLTQGRHAGRLVLGVNAESWADGRVTANHAALVTSDDGGDTWKVGATDTWPIAADGTFRQKPSELTLTERAHGTVLVSGREQDGTDLGHRSQTISRDGGTTFAEPFRALPDLYTPQVQGSLLRLGDRMLLAAPADPDRRRTMAVRSSYDGGRTWESVDRGTVVTTDWSGYSDLVRIDAGEGGNDVVGLLYEGGAVDARDEIRFARFTEDWLTPRRGPDPTTPDRAPGGRPAAVLGGARPTDGVFGGALDFDGADDAVRLPYRPQLPLGTKDFTASLWFRYSATTGEQPMLWMGGVGTTQPQVWVRGEPAAGRLTGLITVRDGASPPRTASVRSTGAYNDGQWHRLVLRRGGGALTLFVDGTPFGAPDLPGSVSRNSPFGVHIGQRVDSRVHFTGSIDEVRLYDRALSDTEVAGLATPDATTRGAILHLPMDRVDGGN, from the coding sequence GTGCCGTCGAGTCTTCGCGCACGCCTCAGATCCCCCCTCGAATCCTCACTCACCTCCCCCCTCTCCCCCCTCATCGCGGTACTCACCACCACCGCCCTCCTCACCCTCGCCCACCCGGCCGGGGCCGAGCCCCGACAGTCGGCGACCGCCTCGGCCGAGTTCGAGCAGCAGGTCCTCTTCAAGGCCTCGCAGGACCCCGGCTACGCCTGCTTCCGGATCCCGGCGGTCGTCCGGACGACCGAGGGAACCCTGCTCGCCTTCGCCGAGGGCCGCGTACTGAACTGCGGGGACGCGGCGGACATAGACCTCGTGGTCAAGCGGTCCACGGACGGCGGCCGTACCTGGGGCCCGCTGCGGGTGGTCAACGAGGGCGACGGCGACACCCACGGGAACCCCGCCCCGGTCGTCGACCGCGAGACCGGCCGCGTCCTGCTGACGGAGACGTACAACACGGGCCGTCTGGACAGCGCGAGCTGCGACGTCCCCTGTGACCGGACCCCGCATCTGCAGTACAGCGACGACGACGGGCTGACCTGGTCCGAGCCGCGCAGTCTGCGCGACCAGATCCGCCCGGCCGGGTGGAACTCCTGGTACGCCACCGGCCCTGTGCACGGCATCCAGCTCACCCAGGGCCGACACGCGGGCCGGCTCGTGCTCGGGGTGAACGCCGAGAGCTGGGCGGACGGCCGGGTCACCGCCAACCACGCGGCGCTCGTGACCAGCGACGACGGCGGGGACACCTGGAAGGTCGGCGCCACGGACACCTGGCCTATCGCGGCCGACGGCACCTTCCGCCAGAAGCCCTCGGAGCTGACCCTGACCGAGCGCGCGCACGGCACGGTGCTCGTCAGCGGACGCGAGCAGGACGGCACCGACCTGGGCCATCGCAGCCAGACGATCAGCCGGGACGGCGGCACCACCTTCGCCGAGCCCTTCCGGGCGCTCCCGGACCTGTACACACCGCAGGTCCAGGGTTCGCTGCTGCGGCTGGGCGACCGGATGCTGCTGGCCGCCCCGGCGGACCCCGACCGCCGCCGGACCATGGCGGTCCGCTCCTCGTACGACGGCGGACGCACCTGGGAGAGCGTGGACCGGGGCACGGTCGTCACCACCGACTGGTCCGGCTACTCGGACCTGGTCAGGATCGACGCCGGGGAGGGCGGCAACGATGTCGTCGGACTGCTGTACGAGGGCGGTGCGGTCGACGCCCGGGACGAGATCCGCTTCGCCCGGTTCACGGAGGACTGGCTGACACCGCGCCGGGGCCCGGACCCGACGACACCCGACCGGGCGCCCGGTGGCAGGCCGGCGGCCGTGCTCGGCGGGGCCCGGCCCACGGACGGGGTGTTCGGCGGCGCGCTCGACTTCGACGGCGCCGACGACGCCGTACGACTGCCCTACCGGCCCCAACTTCCCCTCGGTACCAAAGACTTCACCGCCTCGCTGTGGTTCCGGTACTCGGCGACGACCGGGGAGCAGCCGATGCTGTGGATGGGCGGGGTCGGGACGACACAGCCGCAGGTGTGGGTGCGCGGGGAACCGGCGGCCGGGCGGCTGACCGGGCTGATCACCGTGCGGGACGGGGCCTCGCCGCCCCGGACGGCCTCGGTGCGGTCCACGGGCGCGTACAACGACGGGCAGTGGCACCGGCTGGTGCTGCGGCGGGGCGGCGGGGCGCTCACGCTCTTCGTCGACGGTACCCCGTTCGGCGCCCCCGACCTGCCCGGATCGGTCAGCCGCAACTCGCCGTTCGGGGTACACATCGGTCAACGGGTCGACAGCCGGGTCCACTTCACCGGCTCGATCGACGAAGTGCGGCTCTACGACCGGGCGTTGAGCGACACCGAAGTGGCCGGACTCGCCACGCCGGACGCCACGACGCGGGGCGCGATCCTGCACCTGCCCATGGACCGCGTGGACGGAGGCAACTAA
- the fdhD gene encoding formate dehydrogenase accessory sulfurtransferase FdhD produces MGRVTERRKVIRIRDGAVSTRPDTLVAEEPMEIRLNGKPLAITMRTPGDDFALAAGFLVSEGVLAEQSDLQNIVYCAGATEDGSNTYNVVDVRTAPGVAVPDITLERNVYTTSSCGLCGKASLDAVRTTARWPVDDTQGGETPPVRLDPDLLAGLPDRLRAAQRVFDRTGGLHAAALFSEDGELLDVREDVGRHNAVDKLVGRALQSGALPLSRAVLLVSGRASFELAQKAVMAGIPVLAAVSAPSSLAVDLAAETGLTLVGFLRGASMNVYAGEHRIALRAAAVKG; encoded by the coding sequence ATGGGACGAGTCACGGAACGACGCAAGGTGATCCGCATCCGGGACGGCGCGGTCTCCACCCGCCCGGACACGCTCGTTGCCGAGGAACCGATGGAGATCCGGCTGAACGGCAAGCCGCTCGCGATCACCATGCGCACCCCGGGCGACGACTTCGCGCTGGCGGCCGGGTTCCTGGTCAGCGAGGGGGTGCTCGCCGAGCAGTCGGACCTGCAGAACATCGTCTACTGCGCGGGAGCGACGGAGGACGGCTCGAACACCTACAACGTGGTGGACGTGCGGACCGCGCCCGGGGTCGCCGTCCCCGACATCACCCTCGAACGCAACGTGTACACGACCTCGTCCTGCGGGCTGTGCGGAAAGGCGTCGCTGGACGCCGTCCGGACGACCGCGCGCTGGCCCGTCGACGACACGCAAGGTGGCGAGACTCCCCCGGTCCGGCTCGACCCCGACCTCCTCGCGGGCCTCCCCGACCGGCTCCGCGCGGCCCAGCGGGTCTTCGACCGGACCGGGGGTCTGCACGCGGCGGCCCTGTTCAGCGAGGACGGCGAACTGCTCGACGTACGGGAGGACGTGGGCCGGCACAACGCCGTGGACAAGCTGGTGGGACGGGCCCTGCAGAGCGGGGCGCTGCCGCTGTCCCGGGCGGTGCTGCTGGTGTCGGGGCGGGCGTCGTTCGAGCTGGCGCAGAAGGCGGTGATGGCGGGGATACCGGTACTGGCGGCCGTCTCGGCGCCGTCGTCGCTCGCGGTCGACCTGGCGGCGGAGACCGGGCTGACCCTGGTGGGGTTCCTGAGGGGGGCCTCCATGAACGTGTACGCGGGCGAGCACCGTATCGCTCTGCGGGCCGCGGCCGTGAAGGGCTGA
- a CDS encoding 2Fe-2S iron-sulfur cluster-binding protein, translating into MTVIPLGVPRRLLEFTLDGEPVRAPEGSTILDACRAAGKDVPTLCEGDTLTPKNACRVCVVEVEGARTLVPACSRKAEPGMEVRTDTERARHSRKIVLELLASSVDLSTTPKVAGWLKEYEAKPDRFGPDAARLNEEPRVDNELYVRDYDKCILCYKCVDACGEQWQNSFAISVVGRGFDARIAVEHDAPLTDSACVYCGNCVEVCPTGALSFKSEFDMRAAGTWDESAQTETTTVCAYCGVGCNLTLHVQDNEIVKVTSPHDNPVTHGNLCIKGRFGYQHVQNRD; encoded by the coding sequence ATGACCGTGATCCCGCTGGGAGTGCCGCGCCGTCTGCTGGAGTTCACCCTCGACGGGGAGCCGGTCCGTGCCCCCGAGGGCTCGACGATCCTGGACGCCTGCCGGGCCGCCGGCAAGGACGTGCCCACCCTCTGCGAGGGCGACACCCTGACCCCGAAGAACGCCTGCCGGGTCTGTGTCGTCGAGGTCGAGGGCGCCAGGACCCTCGTCCCGGCCTGCTCCCGCAAGGCCGAGCCCGGCATGGAGGTGCGCACCGACACCGAACGCGCCCGGCACAGCCGCAAGATCGTCCTCGAACTCCTCGCGTCGTCGGTCGATCTCTCGACGACCCCGAAGGTCGCGGGATGGCTCAAGGAGTACGAGGCCAAACCCGACCGCTTCGGTCCGGACGCGGCCCGGCTGAACGAGGAACCCAGGGTCGACAACGAGCTGTACGTCCGGGACTACGACAAGTGCATCCTGTGTTATAAGTGCGTGGACGCCTGTGGGGAGCAGTGGCAGAACTCGTTCGCGATCTCCGTCGTGGGCCGGGGTTTCGACGCCCGGATCGCCGTGGAGCACGACGCCCCGCTCACCGACTCCGCCTGTGTGTACTGCGGGAACTGCGTCGAGGTGTGCCCGACGGGCGCGCTGTCCTTCAAGTCGGAGTTCGACATGCGGGCGGCGGGCACCTGGGACGAGTCGGCGCAGACGGAGACGACCACGGTGTGCGCGTACTGCGGTGTGGGCTGCAACCTCACACTCCATGTGCAGGACAATGAGATCGTGAAGGTCACCTCGCCGCACGACAACCCGGTGACCCACGGCAACCTCTGCATCAAGGGCCGCTTCGGCTACCAGCACGTACAGAACCGGGACTGA
- a CDS encoding NAD(P)H-dependent oxidoreductase subunit E has product MDLHFGDSKPTDEEKAAVDALLGPPESSWEGADRTDADLRWARGGREARERRDLLLPGLHAINDRIGWISEGALDYLCRRLTVPPAEAYGVATFYSMFSVKPRPATVLHVCTDLACAAAGAADLCAGVEARLGLGSGVGVERSPCLGLCERAPAALAIKAGDPVRTAVAAPASVEAAVLAASAPDSADEEPPAAMAVPQAGDPSLTLLGRVGVVDPASLDDYRAHGGYTALRRAFALGPAGVIREVTDSGLVGRGGAAFPTGRKWQATAGQPDHPHYLVCNADESEPGTFKDRVLMEGDPFSLVEAMTIAGYVTGAHKGYLYLRGEYPRALRRLENAIAQARARGLLGDDVLGQGYAFDIEIRRGAGAYICGEETALFNSIEGYRGEPRSKPPFPVEKGLFGKPTVENNVETLVNVLPVLTMGAPAYAAIGTARSTGPKLFCVSGSVDRPGIYELPFGATLGELLTLAGVRDRLRAVLLGGAAGGFVRPDELDIPLTFEGTREAGTTLGSGVVMAFDDTVPLPRLLLRIAEFFRDESCGQCVPCRVGTVRQEEALHRIAERTGAAAADDIALLREVGRAMRDASICGLGQTAWNAVESAIDRLGAYE; this is encoded by the coding sequence GTGGACCTGCACTTCGGTGACAGCAAACCGACGGACGAGGAGAAGGCGGCGGTCGACGCGCTCCTCGGCCCGCCGGAGTCCTCCTGGGAGGGCGCGGACCGTACCGACGCCGATCTGCGGTGGGCGCGGGGCGGCCGGGAGGCCCGGGAGCGCCGTGATCTGCTGTTGCCGGGGCTGCACGCGATCAACGACCGGATCGGCTGGATCAGCGAGGGCGCGCTGGACTACCTCTGCCGACGGCTGACCGTGCCGCCGGCGGAGGCGTACGGCGTGGCCACCTTCTACTCGATGTTCTCCGTCAAGCCGCGTCCCGCGACCGTGCTGCACGTGTGCACGGACCTGGCGTGCGCGGCGGCCGGGGCGGCGGATCTCTGCGCCGGCGTCGAGGCCCGCCTCGGCCTCGGCAGCGGGGTCGGCGTGGAGCGCAGCCCGTGCCTCGGCCTGTGCGAGCGGGCCCCGGCCGCCCTCGCGATCAAGGCCGGGGACCCGGTGCGTACGGCGGTGGCGGCGCCCGCGTCCGTCGAGGCGGCCGTCCTCGCGGCGAGCGCGCCCGACTCGGCGGACGAGGAGCCCCCGGCCGCGATGGCGGTTCCCCAGGCCGGGGACCCTTCCTTGACCCTGCTGGGCCGGGTCGGCGTCGTCGACCCGGCCTCCCTCGACGACTACCGCGCCCACGGCGGCTACACGGCCCTGCGCCGGGCCTTCGCGCTCGGCCCCGCCGGGGTGATCCGGGAGGTCACCGACTCGGGCCTGGTCGGGCGCGGCGGCGCCGCCTTCCCCACCGGCCGCAAATGGCAGGCCACGGCGGGTCAGCCCGACCACCCCCACTACCTCGTCTGCAACGCGGACGAATCCGAGCCGGGCACCTTCAAGGACCGCGTGCTCATGGAGGGCGACCCGTTCTCGCTGGTCGAGGCGATGACGATCGCGGGGTACGTGACCGGGGCGCACAAGGGGTACCTGTATCTGCGCGGCGAGTACCCACGGGCCCTGCGCCGCCTGGAGAACGCGATCGCCCAGGCTCGCGCCCGGGGGCTGCTCGGCGACGACGTCCTCGGCCAGGGGTACGCCTTCGACATCGAGATCCGCCGCGGCGCCGGGGCCTATATCTGCGGTGAGGAGACGGCGCTCTTCAACTCCATCGAGGGCTACCGGGGCGAGCCGCGCTCCAAGCCGCCGTTCCCGGTGGAGAAGGGTCTGTTCGGCAAGCCGACGGTGGAGAACAACGTCGAGACGCTGGTCAACGTCCTGCCGGTCCTGACGATGGGCGCGCCGGCGTACGCGGCGATCGGCACCGCCCGCTCCACCGGACCCAAGCTGTTCTGTGTGTCGGGCAGCGTGGACCGGCCCGGCATCTACGAACTGCCGTTCGGCGCGACCCTCGGCGAGCTGCTGACGCTGGCCGGGGTGCGGGACCGCCTGCGGGCCGTCCTCCTCGGCGGCGCGGCCGGTGGTTTCGTCCGGCCCGACGAGCTGGACATCCCGCTCACCTTCGAGGGGACGCGGGAGGCGGGCACCACGCTCGGCTCGGGGGTGGTGATGGCCTTCGACGACACGGTCCCGCTGCCCCGGCTGCTGCTGCGGATCGCGGAGTTCTTCCGGGACGAGTCCTGCGGGCAGTGCGTGCCCTGCCGGGTGGGGACCGTACGCCAGGAGGAGGCGCTGCACCGGATCGCCGAGCGGACCGGGGCGGCCGCGGCCGACGACATCGCCCTGCTCAGGGAGGTCGGCCGCGCCATGCGGGACGCCTCGATCTGCGGTCTCGGACAGACCGCGTGGAACGCCGTGGAATCCGCGATCGACCGCTTGGGAGCGTACGAATGA